In Castor canadensis chromosome 11, mCasCan1.hap1v2, whole genome shotgun sequence, a single genomic region encodes these proteins:
- the Cep131 gene encoding centrosomal protein of 131 kDa isoform X1 yields the protein MKGSRAISEATEGTPEGMDLSLIGLPPPMSQHPSSASATKPIVRSVSIATGSEPRRKTLEATGPGGSRAINNLRRSNSTTQVNQPWTSSPRPAEPTDFLTLFEGSTSERRRVASLSKAPSEKGATWNILDDQPRGFALPASVPSSSALGSPAGPRRKESTLAPSFTANNRSNKGAVGNCVTTMVHNRYTPSEKSPPLKSSNQTVPSLNNIIKAAASEGSSFAKPRKNFSSSNHEARISAGLLRRKEVTEEEAERFIHQVNQAAVTIQHWYRRQVQRRQAAAASLEHLLASKQEEQLQQQRLSSGNLLDLHQQKEATRKKAREEKARQARRAAIQELQQKRAQKSGEAECGLPKESSENRALGQPQPKQEPPLMPGSTACQAVKANNAGTSVYLGGPRDSSPPASLPDSSPDPQQSSEDKPQDVHSQVVAIEDTGTMDPARSRAKSRATLDELLDTLRLLEEEPEPLPHPRAYHKDKYAWTDEDDNASSLTADNLEKFGKLSAPPGPPEDGTLLSEAKLQSIMSFLDEMEKSAQDRPAPHLEGLVPEAGRGHLELASEGSMSVMRLKLEVEEKKQALVLLQRALAQQRDLTIRRVKETEKELSRQLRQQKEHYEATIHRHLTFIDQLIEDKKVLSEKYETVVAELKQGDQRYRERVAQMQEQQELEIKKLKELMSATEKVRREKWINEKTKKIKEITVRGLEPEIQKLIAKHKQEVRKLRSLHEAELLQRDEQAAQRYLRQAEELREHLEREKEELGQQERARAQQRFEQHLEQEQRALEQQRRRLYSEVAEEKERLGQQAARQRAELEELRQQLEESSAALTRALRAEFERGREEQEQRHQMELKALKDQLEAERQAWVASCAKKEEAWLLNRERELKEEIRKGRDQEIELVIHRLEADMTLAKEESERAAESRVKRVRDKYEMELSELEQSERKLQERCTELKGRLGDVEGEKERLQALVRQKEKELEDVRAVNVQLSGERSNLAQVVRQEFADRLMASEEKNRQVTAELAELRARQQLELDEVHRRVKTALARKEEVVNSLRRQHEAAVKRADHLEELLEQHRQLSLSTK from the exons gaGGCCACAGGACCTGGGGGCTCCCGGGCCATCAACAACCTTCGAAGATCTAACAGCACCACACAAGTCAACCAGCCATGGACCAGCTCCCCCAG GCCAGCAGAACCCACTGACTTCCTCACACTCTTTGAGGGCAGCACCAGTGAGAGAAGGAGGGTGGCCAGTCTGAGCAAGGCACCCAGTGAGAAAGGAGCCACATGGAACATCCTG GATGACCAGCCCAGGGGCTTTGCCTTGCCGGCCAGTGTCCCAAGTTCCAGTGCCCTCGGTTCCCCTGCAGGCCCAAGGAGGAAGGAGAGCACCCTGGCACCCAGCTTCACTGCCAATAACAG GAGCAACAAGGGAGCCGTGGGCAACTGCGTTACCACTATGGTACATAACCGCTACACCCCCTCAGAGAAGTCACCCCCGCTGAAGAGCTCCAACCAGACAGTACCCTCCCTCAA CAACATCATcaaggcagctgccagtgaggGCAGCAGCTTCGCAAAGCCCCGGAAGAACTTCTCCAGCAGCAACCATGAGGCCCGGATCTCTGCCGGCCTGCTTAGGAGGAAGGAGGTGACTGAGGAGGAGGCCGAGAG GTTTATCCACCAGGTGAACCAGGCTGCTGTCACCATCCAACACTGGTACCGTCGACAGGTGCAGCGGCGCCAAGCAGCAGCAGCAAGCCTTGAGCACTTGTTGGCATCCAAGCAAGAG GAACAGCTGCAACAGCAGCGGCTGAGCAGTGGGAATCTTCTGGACCTGCACCAACAGAAGGAAGCCACAAGGAAGAAGGCCCGGGAGGAGAAAGCGCGTCAGGCCAGGCGTGCGGCCATCCAG GAACTGCAACAGAAACGAGCCCAGAAGTCAGGTGAGGCTGAGTGTGGGCTGCCCAAGGAGAGCTCGGAAAACAGGGCACTGGGGCAGCCTCAGCCCAAACAAGAGCCACCCCTGATGCCAGGCAGCACTGCCTGCCAGGCTGTCAAGGCGAATAATGCTG GTACCAGTGTCTACCTGGGAGGCCCCAGAGactcctccccacctgcatcctTGCCTGACTCATCCCCAGATCCCCAGCAATCTTCAGAGGACAAGCCACAG GATGTCCACTCCCAGGTTGTAGCCATTGAGGACACAGGGACAATGGACCCTGCCAGGAGCAGGGCCAAGTCCAGGGCAACACTGGATGAGCTGCTGGACACGCTGAGGCTGCTGGAAGAGGAGCCAGAGCCACTGCCCCACCCCAGGGCCTATCATAAGGATAAATACGCCTGGACTGATGAG GATGACAATGCCAGCTCCCTGACAGCTGACAATCTGGAGAAATTTGGAAAACTCAGTGCACCTCCTGGCCCCCCAGAGGATGGGACGCTGCTCTCAGAGGCCAAGCTGCAGAGCATCATGAGCTTCCTGGATGAGATGGAGAAGTCAGCACAGGACAGGCCGGCCCCCCACCTGGAG GGCTTGGTGCCAGAGGCAGGACGGGGGCATCTGGAGCTAGCATCTGAGGGGAGCATGTCTGTAATGCGGCTGAAGCTGGAGGTAGAGGAGAAGAAGCAGGCCCTGGTGCTGCTGCAGAGAGCACTG GCACAGCAGCGTGACCTCACCATCAGGCGGGTCAAGGAGACTGAGAAGGAGCTGAGTCGGCAGTTGCGGCAGCAGAAGGAGCACTATGAGGCCACCATCCATCGACACCTGACTTTCATCGACCAG CTGATTGAAGACAAGAAAGTCCTGAGCGAGAAGTATGAGACAGTGGTGGCTGAGCTGAAGCAGGGAGACCAGCGGTATCGGGAGCGTGTGGCCCAGATGCAGGAGCAGCAGGAGCTG GAAATTAAGAAACTGAAAGAACTAATGAGCGCCACAGAGAAAGTGCGCCGGGAGAAGTGGATCAATGAGAAAACCAAAAAGATCAAGGAAATCACTGTCAGAG GCTTGGAGCCTGAGATCCAGAAGCTCATCGCCAAGCATAAGCAGGAAGTGCGGAAGCTCAGGAGCCTGCACGAGGCTGAGCTGCTGCAGCGCGATGAGCAGGCCGCACAGCGCTACCTGCGCCAGGCAGAGGAGCTGCGGGAACACCTGGAGCGGGAGAAGGAGGAGCTGGGTCAGCAGGAGCGTGCCCGTGCCCAGCAGCG GTTCGAGCAGCACCTGGAGCAGGAGCAGCGGGCCTTGGAGCAGCAGCGGCGGCGGTTATACAGCGAGGTGGCCGAGGAGAAGGAGCGGCTAGGCCAGCAGGCAGCCAG GCAGCGGGCGGAGCTGGAGGAGCTGAGGCAACAGTTGGAAGAGAGCAGTGCGGCACTGACCCGAGCCCTAAGGGCCGAGTTTGAGAGGGGCCGGGAAGAGCAGGAGCAGCGGCACCAG ATGGAGCTGAAGGCCCTGAAGGACCAGCTGGAGGCGGAGAGACAGGCGTGGGTGGCCAGCTGCGCCAAGAAGGAG GAAGCATGGCTGCTAAACCGGGAACGTGAGCTAAAGGAGGAGATCCGGAAAGGCCGGGACCAGGAGATCGAGCTGGTCATCCACCGGCTGGAGGCTGACATGACACTGGCCAAGGAGGAGAGCGAGAGGGCAGCTGAGAGCCG TGTCAAGCGCGTACGGGACAAGTATGAGATGGAGCTCTCAGAGCTGGAGCAGTCGGAGCGGAAGCTTCAGGAGCGATGCACAGAGCTGAAAGGGCGCCTGGGGGATGTTGAGGGGGAGAAGGAGCGTCTTCAGGCCCTAGTGCGGCAGAAGGAGAAGGAGTTGGAAGACGTGCGGGCA GTGAACGTGCAGCTCTCTGGTGAGCGCAGCAACCTGGCCCAGGTGGTCCGCCAAGAGTTTGCTGACCGACTGATGGCCTCCGAGGAGAAAAACCGGCAGGTCACAGCCGAACTAGCTGAACTGAGGGCCCGCCAGCAGCTGGAGCTGGACGAGGTGCACCGGAG GGTGAAGACAGCCCTGGCGAGGAAGGAGGAGGTGGTGAACAGTCTCCGGAGACAGCATGAG GCTGCCGTGAAGCGGGCAGACCACCTGGAGGAGCTGCTGGAGCAGCACAGGCAGCTGTCCCTGAGCACCAAGTGA
- the Cep131 gene encoding centrosomal protein of 131 kDa isoform X3 produces the protein MKGSRAISEATEGTPEGMDLSLIGLPPPMSQHPSSASATKPIVRSVSIATGSEPRRKTLEATGPGGSRAINNLRRSNSTTQVNQPWTSSPRPAEPTDFLTLFEGSTSERRRVASLSKAPSEKGATWNILDDQPRGFALPASVPSSSALGSPAGPRRKESTLAPSFTANNRSNKGAVGNCVTTMVHNRYTPSEKSPPLKSSNQTVPSLNNIIKAAASEGSSFAKPRKNFSSSNHEARISAGLLRRKEVTEEEAERFIHQVNQAAVTIQHWYRRQVQRRQAAAASLEHLLASKQEEQLQQQRLSSGNLLDLHQQKEATRKKAREEKARQARRAAIQELQQKRAQKSGEAECGLPKESSENRALGQPQPKQEPPLMPGSTACQAVKANNAGTSVYLGGPRDSSPPASLPDSSPDPQQSSEDKPQDVHSQVVAIEDTGTMDPARSRAKSRATLDELLDTLRLLEEEPEPLPHPRAYHKDKYAWTDEDDNASSLTADNLEKFGKLSAPPGPPEDGTLLSEAKLQSIMSFLDEMEKSAQDRPAPHLEGLVPEAGRGHLELASEGSMSVMRLKLEVEEKKQALVLLQRALAQQRDLTIRRVKETEKELSRQLRQQKEHYEATIHRHLTFIDQLIEDKKVLSEKYETVVAELKQGDQRYRERVAQMQEQQELEIKKLKELMSATEKVRREKWINEKTKKIKEITVRGLEPEIQKLIAKHKQEVRKLRSLHEAELLQRDEQAAQRYLRQAEELREHLEREKEELGQQERARAQQRFEQHLEQEQRALEQQRRRLYSEVAEEKERLGQQAARQRAELEELRQQLEESSAALTRALRAEFERGREEQEQRHQMELKALKDQLEAERQAWVASCAKKEEAWLLNRERELKEEIRKGRDQEIELVIHRLEADMTLAKEESERAAESRVKRVRDKYEMELSELEQSERKLQERCTELKGRLGDVEGEKERLQALVRQKEKELEDVRAVNVQLSGERSNLAQVVRQEFADRLMASEEKNRQVTAELAELRARQQLELDEVHRRVKTALARKEEVVNSLRRQHEC, from the exons gaGGCCACAGGACCTGGGGGCTCCCGGGCCATCAACAACCTTCGAAGATCTAACAGCACCACACAAGTCAACCAGCCATGGACCAGCTCCCCCAG GCCAGCAGAACCCACTGACTTCCTCACACTCTTTGAGGGCAGCACCAGTGAGAGAAGGAGGGTGGCCAGTCTGAGCAAGGCACCCAGTGAGAAAGGAGCCACATGGAACATCCTG GATGACCAGCCCAGGGGCTTTGCCTTGCCGGCCAGTGTCCCAAGTTCCAGTGCCCTCGGTTCCCCTGCAGGCCCAAGGAGGAAGGAGAGCACCCTGGCACCCAGCTTCACTGCCAATAACAG GAGCAACAAGGGAGCCGTGGGCAACTGCGTTACCACTATGGTACATAACCGCTACACCCCCTCAGAGAAGTCACCCCCGCTGAAGAGCTCCAACCAGACAGTACCCTCCCTCAA CAACATCATcaaggcagctgccagtgaggGCAGCAGCTTCGCAAAGCCCCGGAAGAACTTCTCCAGCAGCAACCATGAGGCCCGGATCTCTGCCGGCCTGCTTAGGAGGAAGGAGGTGACTGAGGAGGAGGCCGAGAG GTTTATCCACCAGGTGAACCAGGCTGCTGTCACCATCCAACACTGGTACCGTCGACAGGTGCAGCGGCGCCAAGCAGCAGCAGCAAGCCTTGAGCACTTGTTGGCATCCAAGCAAGAG GAACAGCTGCAACAGCAGCGGCTGAGCAGTGGGAATCTTCTGGACCTGCACCAACAGAAGGAAGCCACAAGGAAGAAGGCCCGGGAGGAGAAAGCGCGTCAGGCCAGGCGTGCGGCCATCCAG GAACTGCAACAGAAACGAGCCCAGAAGTCAGGTGAGGCTGAGTGTGGGCTGCCCAAGGAGAGCTCGGAAAACAGGGCACTGGGGCAGCCTCAGCCCAAACAAGAGCCACCCCTGATGCCAGGCAGCACTGCCTGCCAGGCTGTCAAGGCGAATAATGCTG GTACCAGTGTCTACCTGGGAGGCCCCAGAGactcctccccacctgcatcctTGCCTGACTCATCCCCAGATCCCCAGCAATCTTCAGAGGACAAGCCACAG GATGTCCACTCCCAGGTTGTAGCCATTGAGGACACAGGGACAATGGACCCTGCCAGGAGCAGGGCCAAGTCCAGGGCAACACTGGATGAGCTGCTGGACACGCTGAGGCTGCTGGAAGAGGAGCCAGAGCCACTGCCCCACCCCAGGGCCTATCATAAGGATAAATACGCCTGGACTGATGAG GATGACAATGCCAGCTCCCTGACAGCTGACAATCTGGAGAAATTTGGAAAACTCAGTGCACCTCCTGGCCCCCCAGAGGATGGGACGCTGCTCTCAGAGGCCAAGCTGCAGAGCATCATGAGCTTCCTGGATGAGATGGAGAAGTCAGCACAGGACAGGCCGGCCCCCCACCTGGAG GGCTTGGTGCCAGAGGCAGGACGGGGGCATCTGGAGCTAGCATCTGAGGGGAGCATGTCTGTAATGCGGCTGAAGCTGGAGGTAGAGGAGAAGAAGCAGGCCCTGGTGCTGCTGCAGAGAGCACTG GCACAGCAGCGTGACCTCACCATCAGGCGGGTCAAGGAGACTGAGAAGGAGCTGAGTCGGCAGTTGCGGCAGCAGAAGGAGCACTATGAGGCCACCATCCATCGACACCTGACTTTCATCGACCAG CTGATTGAAGACAAGAAAGTCCTGAGCGAGAAGTATGAGACAGTGGTGGCTGAGCTGAAGCAGGGAGACCAGCGGTATCGGGAGCGTGTGGCCCAGATGCAGGAGCAGCAGGAGCTG GAAATTAAGAAACTGAAAGAACTAATGAGCGCCACAGAGAAAGTGCGCCGGGAGAAGTGGATCAATGAGAAAACCAAAAAGATCAAGGAAATCACTGTCAGAG GCTTGGAGCCTGAGATCCAGAAGCTCATCGCCAAGCATAAGCAGGAAGTGCGGAAGCTCAGGAGCCTGCACGAGGCTGAGCTGCTGCAGCGCGATGAGCAGGCCGCACAGCGCTACCTGCGCCAGGCAGAGGAGCTGCGGGAACACCTGGAGCGGGAGAAGGAGGAGCTGGGTCAGCAGGAGCGTGCCCGTGCCCAGCAGCG GTTCGAGCAGCACCTGGAGCAGGAGCAGCGGGCCTTGGAGCAGCAGCGGCGGCGGTTATACAGCGAGGTGGCCGAGGAGAAGGAGCGGCTAGGCCAGCAGGCAGCCAG GCAGCGGGCGGAGCTGGAGGAGCTGAGGCAACAGTTGGAAGAGAGCAGTGCGGCACTGACCCGAGCCCTAAGGGCCGAGTTTGAGAGGGGCCGGGAAGAGCAGGAGCAGCGGCACCAG ATGGAGCTGAAGGCCCTGAAGGACCAGCTGGAGGCGGAGAGACAGGCGTGGGTGGCCAGCTGCGCCAAGAAGGAG GAAGCATGGCTGCTAAACCGGGAACGTGAGCTAAAGGAGGAGATCCGGAAAGGCCGGGACCAGGAGATCGAGCTGGTCATCCACCGGCTGGAGGCTGACATGACACTGGCCAAGGAGGAGAGCGAGAGGGCAGCTGAGAGCCG TGTCAAGCGCGTACGGGACAAGTATGAGATGGAGCTCTCAGAGCTGGAGCAGTCGGAGCGGAAGCTTCAGGAGCGATGCACAGAGCTGAAAGGGCGCCTGGGGGATGTTGAGGGGGAGAAGGAGCGTCTTCAGGCCCTAGTGCGGCAGAAGGAGAAGGAGTTGGAAGACGTGCGGGCA GTGAACGTGCAGCTCTCTGGTGAGCGCAGCAACCTGGCCCAGGTGGTCCGCCAAGAGTTTGCTGACCGACTGATGGCCTCCGAGGAGAAAAACCGGCAGGTCACAGCCGAACTAGCTGAACTGAGGGCCCGCCAGCAGCTGGAGCTGGACGAGGTGCACCGGAG GGTGAAGACAGCCCTGGCGAGGAAGGAGGAGGTGGTGAACAGTCTCCGGAGACAGCATGAG tgctag
- the Cep131 gene encoding centrosomal protein of 131 kDa isoform X7: protein MKGSRAISEATEGTPEGMDLSLIGLPPPMSQHPSSASATKPIVRSVSIATGSEPRRKTLEATGPGGSRAINNLRRSNSTTQVNQPWTSSPRPAEPTDFLTLFEGSTSERRRVASLSKAPSEKGATWNILDDQPRGFALPASVPSSSALGSPAGPRRKESTLAPSFTANNRSNKGAVGNCVTTMVHNRYTPSEKSPPLKSSNQTVPSLNNIIKAAASEGSSFAKPRKNFSSSNHEARISAGLLRRKEVTEEEAERFIHQVNQAAVTIQHWYRRQVQRRQAAAASLEHLLASKQEEQLQQQRLSSGNLLDLHQQKEATRKKAREEKARQARRAAIQELQQKRAQKSGEAECGLPKESSENRALGQPQPKQEPPLMPGSTACQAVKANNAGTSVYLGGPRDSSPPASLPDSSPDPQQSSEDKPQDVHSQVVAIEDTGTMDPARSRAKSRATLDELLDTLRLLEEEPEPLPHPRAYHKDKYAWTDEDDNASSLTADNLEKFGKLSAPPGPPEDGTLLSEAKLQSIMSFLDEMEKSAQDRPAPHLEGLVPEAGRGHLELASEGSMSVMRLKLEVEEKKQALVLLQRALAQQRDLTIRRVKETEKELSRQLRQQKEHYEATIHRHLTFIDQLIEDKKVLSEKYETVVAELKQGDQRYRERVAQMQEQQELEIKKLKELMSATEKVRREKWINEKTKKIKEITVRGLEPEIQKLIAKHKQEVRKLRSLHEAELLQRDEQAAQRYLRQAEELREHLEREKEELGQQERARAQQRFEQHLEQEQRALEQQRRRLYSEVAEEKERLGQQAARQRAELEELRQQLEESSAALTRALRAEFERGREEQEQRHQMELKALKDQLEAERQAWVASCAKKEEAWLLNRERELKEEIRKGRDQEIELVIHRLEADMTLAKEESERAAESR, encoded by the exons gaGGCCACAGGACCTGGGGGCTCCCGGGCCATCAACAACCTTCGAAGATCTAACAGCACCACACAAGTCAACCAGCCATGGACCAGCTCCCCCAG GCCAGCAGAACCCACTGACTTCCTCACACTCTTTGAGGGCAGCACCAGTGAGAGAAGGAGGGTGGCCAGTCTGAGCAAGGCACCCAGTGAGAAAGGAGCCACATGGAACATCCTG GATGACCAGCCCAGGGGCTTTGCCTTGCCGGCCAGTGTCCCAAGTTCCAGTGCCCTCGGTTCCCCTGCAGGCCCAAGGAGGAAGGAGAGCACCCTGGCACCCAGCTTCACTGCCAATAACAG GAGCAACAAGGGAGCCGTGGGCAACTGCGTTACCACTATGGTACATAACCGCTACACCCCCTCAGAGAAGTCACCCCCGCTGAAGAGCTCCAACCAGACAGTACCCTCCCTCAA CAACATCATcaaggcagctgccagtgaggGCAGCAGCTTCGCAAAGCCCCGGAAGAACTTCTCCAGCAGCAACCATGAGGCCCGGATCTCTGCCGGCCTGCTTAGGAGGAAGGAGGTGACTGAGGAGGAGGCCGAGAG GTTTATCCACCAGGTGAACCAGGCTGCTGTCACCATCCAACACTGGTACCGTCGACAGGTGCAGCGGCGCCAAGCAGCAGCAGCAAGCCTTGAGCACTTGTTGGCATCCAAGCAAGAG GAACAGCTGCAACAGCAGCGGCTGAGCAGTGGGAATCTTCTGGACCTGCACCAACAGAAGGAAGCCACAAGGAAGAAGGCCCGGGAGGAGAAAGCGCGTCAGGCCAGGCGTGCGGCCATCCAG GAACTGCAACAGAAACGAGCCCAGAAGTCAGGTGAGGCTGAGTGTGGGCTGCCCAAGGAGAGCTCGGAAAACAGGGCACTGGGGCAGCCTCAGCCCAAACAAGAGCCACCCCTGATGCCAGGCAGCACTGCCTGCCAGGCTGTCAAGGCGAATAATGCTG GTACCAGTGTCTACCTGGGAGGCCCCAGAGactcctccccacctgcatcctTGCCTGACTCATCCCCAGATCCCCAGCAATCTTCAGAGGACAAGCCACAG GATGTCCACTCCCAGGTTGTAGCCATTGAGGACACAGGGACAATGGACCCTGCCAGGAGCAGGGCCAAGTCCAGGGCAACACTGGATGAGCTGCTGGACACGCTGAGGCTGCTGGAAGAGGAGCCAGAGCCACTGCCCCACCCCAGGGCCTATCATAAGGATAAATACGCCTGGACTGATGAG GATGACAATGCCAGCTCCCTGACAGCTGACAATCTGGAGAAATTTGGAAAACTCAGTGCACCTCCTGGCCCCCCAGAGGATGGGACGCTGCTCTCAGAGGCCAAGCTGCAGAGCATCATGAGCTTCCTGGATGAGATGGAGAAGTCAGCACAGGACAGGCCGGCCCCCCACCTGGAG GGCTTGGTGCCAGAGGCAGGACGGGGGCATCTGGAGCTAGCATCTGAGGGGAGCATGTCTGTAATGCGGCTGAAGCTGGAGGTAGAGGAGAAGAAGCAGGCCCTGGTGCTGCTGCAGAGAGCACTG GCACAGCAGCGTGACCTCACCATCAGGCGGGTCAAGGAGACTGAGAAGGAGCTGAGTCGGCAGTTGCGGCAGCAGAAGGAGCACTATGAGGCCACCATCCATCGACACCTGACTTTCATCGACCAG CTGATTGAAGACAAGAAAGTCCTGAGCGAGAAGTATGAGACAGTGGTGGCTGAGCTGAAGCAGGGAGACCAGCGGTATCGGGAGCGTGTGGCCCAGATGCAGGAGCAGCAGGAGCTG GAAATTAAGAAACTGAAAGAACTAATGAGCGCCACAGAGAAAGTGCGCCGGGAGAAGTGGATCAATGAGAAAACCAAAAAGATCAAGGAAATCACTGTCAGAG GCTTGGAGCCTGAGATCCAGAAGCTCATCGCCAAGCATAAGCAGGAAGTGCGGAAGCTCAGGAGCCTGCACGAGGCTGAGCTGCTGCAGCGCGATGAGCAGGCCGCACAGCGCTACCTGCGCCAGGCAGAGGAGCTGCGGGAACACCTGGAGCGGGAGAAGGAGGAGCTGGGTCAGCAGGAGCGTGCCCGTGCCCAGCAGCG GTTCGAGCAGCACCTGGAGCAGGAGCAGCGGGCCTTGGAGCAGCAGCGGCGGCGGTTATACAGCGAGGTGGCCGAGGAGAAGGAGCGGCTAGGCCAGCAGGCAGCCAG GCAGCGGGCGGAGCTGGAGGAGCTGAGGCAACAGTTGGAAGAGAGCAGTGCGGCACTGACCCGAGCCCTAAGGGCCGAGTTTGAGAGGGGCCGGGAAGAGCAGGAGCAGCGGCACCAG ATGGAGCTGAAGGCCCTGAAGGACCAGCTGGAGGCGGAGAGACAGGCGTGGGTGGCCAGCTGCGCCAAGAAGGAG GAAGCATGGCTGCTAAACCGGGAACGTGAGCTAAAGGAGGAGATCCGGAAAGGCCGGGACCAGGAGATCGAGCTGGTCATCCACCGGCTGGAGGCTGACATGACACTGGCCAAGGAGGAGAGCGAGAGGGCAGCTGAGAGCCGGTGA